A section of the Oryzias latipes chromosome 10, ASM223467v1 genome encodes:
- the asprv1 gene encoding retroviral-like aspartic protease 1, giving the protein MAAPTCERNAAFKSLMGGSGYLKAKIGGFDCHALIDTGASRSVISKSMWLVITNGGTDLGNYVGKATTVNGGQLVVLGSWQTVCQLATLTLPVEFLVSELTSDEILLGFGFLAKHSAVVNLGQNVCQIKGKFFPLVPSNPSPAAKVVVIQSDATVPPRGEAIVCGQVQNETGDCASGMLEPSDSLAKHCDLLVARVVCRVEQGTLPICVINVTSDPLILKSGMKVGTLHTDIAIEEGGDGKNLGDGQQLSTVSALMQQFGLEDRGFSEEQLKSVRQRLSHHRSVFSCGEHDLGRTYLTIHEINTGDAKPIKMHPRRVPLHLQQEVAENLKQMLANDIIQPSCSPWAAPVVLVKKKGGGFRFCVDYRKLNEVTRKDASPS; this is encoded by the coding sequence ATGGCCGCCCCTACCTGCGAGAGGAATGCGGCCTTTAAAAGCTTAATGGGTGGATCTGGCTATCTCAAGGCAAAAATAGGTGGGTTTGACTGTCATGCACTCATAGACACGGGGGCGTCACGCTCTGTTATATCGAAGAGCATGTGGTTAGTTATCACTAATGGTGGGACTGACTTGGGAAACTATGTTGGGAAAGCTACCACAGTAAATGGAGGACAATTAGTTGTCTTGGGGTCTTGGCAGACTGTGTGTCAGCTTGCAACACTTACCCTACCCGTTGAGTTTTTGGTGTCTGAGCTAACATCAGATGAGATACTGTTGGGTTTTGGTTTTTTAGCAAAACATAGTGCCGTTGTCAATTTGGGGCAGAACGTTTGTCAGATTAAGGGAAAATTTTTCCCTTTAGTCCCCTCAAACCCGTCTCCGGCAGCCAAAGTTGTGGTCATACAGTCGGACGCCACAGTGCCCCCACGTGGTGAGGCCATTGTGTGTGGTCAGGTGCAAAATGAGACGGGGGATTGTGCCTCAGGAATGTTGGAACCCTCAGAttctcttgcaaaacattgtGATCTGCTGGTTGCTCGTGTAGTCTGCCGCGTCGAACAGGGTACCTTGCCTATTTGTGTCATTAATGTGACCAGCGACCCACTTATACTAAAGAGTGGGATGAAAGTTGGCACACTGCACACAGACATTGCAATAGAAGAAGGTGGCGATGGAAAAAATCTTGGGGATGGCCAGCAGCTTTCGACTGTTTCTGCACTCATGCAGCAGTTCGGCTTGGAGGATAGAGGATTTTCCGAGGAACAGCTAAAATCTGTGAGACAGCGGTTGTCCCACCATCGTTCAGTGTTTAGTTGTGGCGAACATGATTTGGGGAGGACTTATTTGACAATCCACGAAATCAACACAGGTGATGCAAAACCTATCAAAATGCACCCGCGAAGAGTACCTTTGCACCTGCAACAGGAGGTGGCggaaaatctgaagcaaatgctGGCCAATGACATAATCCAGCCGTCTTGCAGTCCCTGGGCAGCACCTGTGGTTCTGGTAAAGAAAAAGGGCGGTGGATTTAGATTTTGTGTGGATTACAGGAAGCTAAACGAGGTGACCCGAAAGGATGCATCCCCTTCCTAG